A stretch of the Clavibacter sp. B3I6 genome encodes the following:
- a CDS encoding DUF3662 and FHA domain-containing protein — translation MGILDNFEKGLERAVNGAFVKTFKSGLQPVEIVAQLRRELDTHAAIVDRDLILVPNSFSLRVSRADHERMESIGSALTDELRQAVERHASTQGYQFAGVVQVAFRRDDQLSEGVLEIDSRTVEGSVTWIPVVDVAGTRHPIAVGRTVIGRGSDADITVDDPGTSRRHVEIAWDGSRAQVRDLGSTNGSELNGAPVTKAPLPPESVIRIGRTTITFRVVPQATEERDGGRPRRDDGFWGAS, via the coding sequence GTGGGAATCCTGGACAACTTCGAGAAGGGCCTCGAGCGCGCCGTCAACGGCGCCTTCGTGAAGACCTTCAAGTCCGGCCTGCAGCCCGTGGAGATCGTGGCCCAGCTGCGGCGCGAGCTCGACACGCACGCCGCCATCGTCGACCGCGACCTCATCCTCGTCCCCAACTCCTTCTCCCTCCGCGTCTCCCGCGCCGACCACGAGCGCATGGAGTCCATCGGGTCCGCGCTCACCGACGAGCTCCGCCAGGCGGTCGAGCGCCACGCCTCGACGCAGGGCTACCAGTTCGCGGGCGTCGTGCAGGTGGCCTTCCGCCGCGACGACCAGCTGTCCGAGGGCGTGCTCGAGATCGACAGCCGCACGGTCGAGGGCAGCGTCACCTGGATCCCCGTCGTCGACGTCGCCGGCACGCGCCACCCGATCGCGGTCGGCCGCACGGTCATCGGCCGGGGCAGCGACGCCGACATCACGGTCGACGACCCGGGCACCTCGCGCCGTCACGTCGAGATCGCGTGGGACGGATCCCGCGCCCAGGTCCGCGACCTCGGCTCCACCAACGGCTCCGAGCTCAACGGGGCGCCCGTCACCAAGGCGCCGCTCCCGCCGGAGTCGGTCATCCGCATCGGCCGCACCACCATCACCTTCCGCGTCGTCCCGCAGGCCACGGAGGAGCGCGACGGCGGGCGTCCGCGCCGCGACGACGGCTTCTGGGGGGCCTCATGA